In Roseofilum reptotaenium CS-1145, a single genomic region encodes these proteins:
- a CDS encoding Rrf2 family transcriptional regulator, with the protein MKLTTRGHYSVKALLDLTLQPGYGPSSVQAIATRQDISAAYLEKLLIQLREAGLVYSVRGAQGGYGLAHQPAHISLGQILEAVGESLPSLANRPPDSNQVEDWVTYSLWNRLHQKLKESLYTISLEDLYFDARSWQASQGEASNFVV; encoded by the coding sequence ATGAAGTTGACAACCCGGGGTCATTATAGTGTTAAGGCCCTGTTAGATTTAACCTTACAACCCGGCTATGGCCCATCATCTGTCCAGGCGATCGCCACTCGTCAAGATATCTCGGCTGCCTATTTAGAAAAACTCTTAATTCAACTGCGAGAAGCAGGCTTAGTTTATTCGGTTCGAGGGGCACAAGGAGGCTACGGTTTAGCCCATCAACCTGCCCATATTTCTCTGGGGCAAATCCTCGAAGCAGTCGGTGAAAGCTTACCTTCTCTAGCCAATCGTCCTCCCGATAGCAATCAAGTAGAAGACTGGGTAACCTATAGTTTATGGAATCGCCTCCATCAAAAACTTAAAGAATCCCTGTATACTATTTCCCTAGAAGATCTCTACTTCGATGCTCGTAGTTGGCAAGCCTCCCAAGGAGAAGCCAGTAATTTTGTGGTTTAG